One Halichondria panicea chromosome 3, odHalPani1.1, whole genome shotgun sequence genomic region harbors:
- the LOC135334247 gene encoding something about silencing protein 10-like, whose protein sequence is MDSPLRDDIDNYHLSREKILLDQADLSEDDSMDDLSEEEVEVLPLEDNDDTELFYVSGSESEGSEVSELGTKAWGSSKKAFYSQREVGVVSSDDADEYEEREAVELQERMAATLSEADFLSIQSLGPLETSKEVEEAVMVDLSQLPDEEKLKFLEKTSPELQPLIASLRTSVAMVTTLLPLLETALNDKVRELSELKLHINFCFCVNAMFYLLLKASKETASSHPVFSRLLSLKQLLSQVEAIQPPDTVDDDEDRPSITADNADHAPSIEDPLAYYERMRDSKRRKKDPVTELQPIQEFEDGGDKRPITYQISRNKGLTPRRSKEQRNPRVKHRKRFKKAVEKRKGQVLPVVSEMSRYGGESTGIRSNLSRSVKIK, encoded by the exons ATGGATTCTCCTCTGAGAGATGACATTGACAACTATCACTTGTCCAGAGAGAAG ATACTACTGGACCAGGCTGACCTCTCTGAGGATGACTCTATGGATGACCTCAGT gaggaggaggtggaggtGCTACCACTGGAGGATAATGATGACACTGAACTA TTCTATGTAAGTGGGTCCGAGAGtgaggggtcagaggtcagtgaGCTGGGAACTAAGGCGTGGGGATCGTCCAAGAAAGCATTCTACAGTCAAcgggaagtgggtgtggtctccagCGATGATGCTGACGAGTACGAGGAGAGGGAAGCAGTAGAACTGCAGGAGAGAATGGCAGCCACACTATCTGAGGCAGACTTCCTCTCCATACAGTCCCTGGGGCCGCTGGAGACCAGTAAG gaAGTGGAGGAGGCGGTGATGGTGGACCTATCACAGCTCCCAGACGAGGAGAAACTAAAA TTCCTAGAGAAAACTAGTCCAGAGTTGCAGCCATTGATTGCATCACTGCGGACCAGTGTTGCTATGGTAACCACTCTCTTACCATTATTGGAGACTGCCTTGAATGATAAA GTGAGGGAGCTATCTGAGCTGAAGCTGCACATCAATTTTTG CTTTTGTGTGAACGCCATGTTCTACCTTCTGTTGAAGGCCTCTAAAGAGACGGCTTCCTCTCACCCTGTGTTCAGTAGACTGCTCTCTCTCAAGCAACTGCTCAGTCAAGTGGAGGCCATACAACCACCAGATACTGTGGATGATGATGAG GATCGTCCCTCAATAACTGCTGACAATGCTGATCATGCTCCGTCAATAGAGGACCCACTAGCTTACTATGAGAGAATGAGAGATAGCAAACGACGTAAAAAGGATCCAGTTACAGAGCTCCAGCCGATACAAGAGTTTGAGGATGGTGGTGATAAAAGACCCATCACTTatcag ATCTCCCGTAACAAAGGACTAACTCCGCGGAGGAGCAAGGAGCAGAGGAACCCTCGTGTCAAGCATAGGAAGAGATTCAAGAAAGCAGTGGAGAAGAGGAAGGGCCAA GTGCTCCCTGTTGTGAGTGAGATGTCTCGATATGGTGGAGAGAGTACTGGCATCAGATCTAACCTGTCTAGAAGTGTTAAAATTAAATGA
- the LOC135334245 gene encoding ephrin type-B receptor 3-like gives MSKMIAIANLLLVGVLTMVAGQAPGDEQEFCTVSLPALGRNIVEDPPNGRILMDSSHYNRLLLPYSNPVWQAVDLDDNNPDGLQSSWVEQGTNCESAVTVCGWPGGAQDNWFFTQHINRTVGGYPLQQVSVQIEYQQNICPDEGSTRCRRTFDLLKYETSTVDPVAAIDTGNYALIRTLTTQVSGTTTTTTEQFGFSTNESGFYLAIRDRGTCILISRLIVFYNTCPGETVNLVVRPETIAPTVGSGIQLNVNASCFANSSPVGDAFSLKCLESGNWVALPSSRCVCNTGFIPTMNGENCLSCDPGFYASVANGECLTCPSNSNSTASGLAECPCDDGYYRTPQEVDLPCTLPPSPPLNVRVVDMSSTTLTLAWEEPVSTGGRGRDELRYNLWFRAAGETNITLSNTVTTTVGLIGGLTPGTVYTVFVTSETDITDLIPMEEVFILARGDTRMVVVTSGVVVGLAVSVVAVVIAAIAVISIVICIACVYYKKRVRKLESELKEVQMVHPSHGGATQPNPSYGQVTQLNDGIVGTDSSLDGQYETVKDYEVVV, from the exons ATGTCTAAGATGATAGCTATAGCCAACCTGCTGCTGGTGGGTGTACTGACAATGGTGGCTGGACAGGCTCCAGGAGATGAACAAGAATTCTGTACAGTATCTCTACCTGCCCTTGGACGGAACATTGTGGAGGACCCTCCTAATGGAAGGATTCTAATGGACTCCAGTCACTATAACCGGTTGCTCCTACCATACTCTAATCCAGTGTGGCAGGCAGTGGACCTTGATGATAACAACCCTGATGGGCTGCAATCATCA TGGGTAGAACAAGGAACTAACTGTGAGTCTGCTGTCACTGTTTGTGGTTGGCCAGGTGGGGCCCAGGACAACTGGTTCTTCACTCAGCACATCAACAGAACAGTGGGTGGATATCCCCTACAGCAAGTCTCTGTACAGATTGAATACCAACAGAACATATGCCCTGATGAAGGCAGCACAAGATGCAGGAGAACATTTGACCTACTGAAATATGAGACCTCTACAGTGGATCCAGTGGCTGCTATAGACACTGGTAATTATGCACTTATACGAACCTTAACAACTCAGGTCTCTGGAACTACCACAACAACCACTGAACAGTTTGGATTCAGTACCAATGAGTCTGGGTTCTACCTCGCTATTAGAGATCGTGGCACTTGTATACTCATATCTCGACTGATTGTCTTCTATAACACTTGTCCTGGTGAAACAGTCAACTTGGTAGTGCGCCCTGAGACAATAGCTCCAACAGTGGGGTCTGGTATACAGCTCAACGTTAATGCCTCCTGCTTCGCTAACTCCAGCCCAGTAGGTGATGCTTTCTCACTCAAGTGTTTGGAGAGTGGTAACTGGGTTGCTTTACCCTCCAGCAGGTGTGTCTGCAATACTGGGTTTATTCCCACCATGAACGGAGAAAACTGTTTGT cttgtgACCCTGGGTTCTATGCCAGTGTAGCTAATGGAGAGTGCCTAACATGCCCTAGCAACAGTAACAGCACAGCCTCAGGCCTGGCAGAGTGTCcgtgtgatgatggctactacAGAACACCACAAGAGGTGGACCTTCCCTGCACAC tTCCCCCATCCCCTCCACTCAACGTGAGGGTGGTGGATATGTCCAGTACCACACTAACACTAGCCTGGGAGGAGCCAGTGTCCACTGGTGGTAGGGGGAGGGATGAGCTACGATACAACCTCTGGTTCAGGGCAGCTGGGGAGACAAACATCACACTATCTAATACTGTCACCACCACTGTGGGACTGATTGGAG GGCTAACTCCAGGtactgtgtacacagtgtttgtgACGTCAGAGACAGATATAACAGATCTGATCCCCATGGAGGAGGTGTTCATTCTGGCCAGAGGAGATACACGTATGGTTGTTGTTACCAGTGGGGTAGTAGTAGGAttagctgtgtctgttgtggcTGTAGTGATTGCTGCAATAGCTGTCATAAGTATTGTCATCTGCATTGCTTGTGTGTACTACAAGAAGCGTGTGAGGAAACTAGAGAGTGAGCTCAAGGAAGTGCAGATGGTGCATCCATCACATGGAGGAGCCACTCAACCTAATCCCTCGTACGGACAAGTCACTCAGCTGAATGATGGCATTGTGGGAACTGACTCTAGTTTAGATGGACAATATGAAACTGTCAAAGACTATGAAGTTGTTGTTTAA
- the LOC135334202 gene encoding intraflagellar transport protein 74 homolog — protein sequence MAPTGTGRPGSRAGAAAIGALGAQIKVADRPVTQQGLGGVKTAGAKGPARQVQDKSFFLGLLRAKIQELSTEVVRMTREIEAFNQENATYLTFEKKAEGLADEIRELQGEMADYNTLMDKVNTDTEVGAVLADCTALQMQNDVEARSIDAIFASNQEAQTSIRGLEEAIERERSATDTVVEGMDPHTAANYTQLQEEEKRIEQELSQQQSTLESLSAKINNLQEEVNSSDIKQEAYRLHQTLSEAVQRREEWREKEKETPQKERERLLGQVKADNQEMASIEKRSAELTDRLAAVQEQLVQADSDLEATQGSNASRYKELRQREKFIKEFLDTFDDTKTKESDQLRTLQSNIVTTLEHISSNMSESEHLPSVEQFVEMQADLLFKNDERDKSEATTKTLGDENGKLRMNLSKVEDLENKISTELETLKKEIETMKEEIELYSDLGGLQDSEEETRQRLAEEREQLLTRKEGAKMKTKQLASEYERAKTQLEENDTYIQLGNLEKKWQHHEQNNFVMKEFIATRQSEGDYSVVCDDVRGLVSDYNTLLCQALSGVNTLTV from the exons ATG GCCCCCACTGGTACTGGTCGCCCTGGGTCTAGAGCCGGGGCTGCAGCTATCGGAG caTTGGGGGCTCAGATCAAGGTAGCTGATAGGCCAGTCACCCAGCAGGGGTTAGGAGGAGTGAAGACTGCTGGGGCAAAGGGTCCAGCCAGACAAGTGCAGGACAAGTCTTTCTTCCTCGGGCtattgag ggccAAGATCCAGGAGCTGAGCACTGAGGTGGTGAGGATGACTAGAGAGATCGAGGCTTTCAACCAGGAGAATGCCACCTACCTTACATTTGAGAAGAA AGCGGAGGGCCTAGCTGATGAGATCAGAGAGCTTCAAGGAGAGATGGCTGATTACAATACTCTCATGGACAAGGTCAACACGGACACTGAAGTGGGGGCGGTGCTTGCTGACTGTACAgct CTTCAGATGCAGAATGACGTCGAGGCACGGAGTATTGACGCCATCTTTGCTAGCAACCAAGAGGCTCAGACGAGCATACGAGGACTAGAGGAAGccatagagagagagaggtcaGCCACTGACACTGTAGTGGAGGGGATGGACCCTCACACAGCAGCCAACTACACACAGCTGCAGGAGGAGGAGAAGAGGATTGAGCAG GAGTTGTCTCAACAGCAGAGCACTTTAGAGTCCCTCTCCGCTAAGATCAACAATTTACAAGAAGAGGTGAACTCTTCTGACATCAAGCAAGAG GCGTATCGTCTCCACCAAACATTGTCTGAGGCAGTCCAACGTCGTGAGGAGTGGAGggagaaagagaaagagacTCCTCAGAAGGAAAGAGAGAGGCTACTGGGACAGGTCAAGGCAGACAACCAAGAGATGGCATCCATTGAGAAGAG GAGTGCTGAGTTGACAGATCGGCTTGCagctgtacaggagcaattaGTGCAGGCGGACTCTGACCTTGAAGCCACACAAGGGAGCAATGCCAGTCGCTACAAGGAACTCAGACAGAGGGAGAAGTTCATCAAAG AGTTCCTTGATACATTTGATGATACCAAGACTAAAGAGAGTGATCAGTTGAGGACTCTACAGAGCAACATAGTGACCACTCTGGAGCACATCAGCTCA AACATGAGTGAGTCAGAGCACCTGCCCAGTGTGGAGCAGTTTGTGGAGATGCAG GCTGATCTTCTGTTCAAGAATGATGAGAGAGATAAGTCCGAGGCCACTACCAAGACCCTCGGGGAtg agaaTGGCAAGTTGAGGATGAACCTTAGCAAAGTGGAGGAT CTGGAGAACAAGATCTCCACTGAACTGGAGACACTGAAGAAAGAGATAGAAACCATGAAGGAG gAGATTGAGTTGTACTCTGACCTCGGGGGACTACAAGACTCGGAGGAGGAGACAAGACaa AGACTGGCTGAAGAGAGGgagcaattgttgacaagGAAAGAGGGTGCCAAGATGA agaCCAAGCAGCTGGCCTCCGAGTACGAGAGAGCCAAGACTCAGCTAGAGGAGAATGACACCTACATTCAG CTTGGTAACTTGGAGAAGAAATGGCAGCATCACGAACAAAACAACTTTGTCATGAAAGAGT TCATAGCAACTCGCCAGAGTGAGGGTGACTACAGTGTAGTGTGTGATGATGTGAGGGGACTAGTGAGTGACTACAACACACTCCTCTGTCAAGCACTCTCCGGGGTCAACACTCTCACTGTCTAG
- the LOC135334244 gene encoding 1,4-alpha-glucan-branching enzyme-like, which produces MAEQAPEFDKLLTGDPYLRLHQDDLIYRWKKFQEMLKSLEDSEGGLEKFSLSYQHCGIVQKDNGDVEVCEWAPNAVSVAVVGDFNGWNETSHMCAPTAFCKFQLSIPALSGGKSPIPHGSKVKLLLKTHDGQTLWRMSPWTKYATQDQSVSMDFQPIHWAPPNGGYQWQHPTPPRPKSVRIYEGHVGISSPEAKVASYTYFADNILPRVKDLGYNCVELMAIMEHAYYGSFGYHVTSFFAVSSRYGTPDEFKYLVDKAHGLGLRVILDVVHSHAAKNVNDGLNRFDGTDHGFFHSGGKGDHSLWDSRIFDYTQWETLRFLLSNLRWYLDEYRVDGFRYDGVTSMLYSHRGIATGFSGGYHEYFNIGVDVDALVYLMMANHLLHTLRPDTITIAEDVSGMPTLCRPIREGGIGFDYRMAMAGPDLWIKLLKEVKDEDWSLENIWWALTNRREHEPCIAYTECHDQALVGDKTLAFWLMDAEMYTNMSTLSPRTLLIDRGLALHKMIRLITMGLGGEAYLNFIGNEFGHPEWLDFPREGNGFSFHYARRQMNLADDKLLRYKFLYGFDKAMQSLDEEFSFMINGRAHVSRKHEGDKLFVFERGSLLWIFNFHPTKSYTDYKVGVNEAGKYRVALDTDSVVFDGHGRVDPGSEFITTPGDWDGRSHSLMVYTPSRSALVLARTL; this is translated from the exons ATGGCTGAACAAGCACCAGAGTTTGATAAGCTCCTCACTGGTGACCCATACTTGAGGCTGCATCAAGATGACCTGATCTATAGATGGAAGAAGTTCCAGGAGATGCTCAAATCACTGGAGGACAGTGAGGGAGGTCTAGAGAAGTTCTCTCTCTCCTACCAACACTGTGGCATTGTGCAGAAGGACAACGGAGACGTTGAG gtgtgtgagtgggctCCTAATGCAGTGTCTGTGGCGGTGGTGGGGGACTTCAATGGTTGGAATGAAACCTCTCACATGTGTGCACCCACTGCATTCTGTAAGTTCCAACTCAGCATTCCAGCACTATCAGGAGGGAAATCCCCTATCCCCcatgggtcaaaggtcaagcTGCTCCTCAAGACACATGATGGACAGACGTTATGGCGAATGTCTCCCTGGACTAAGTACGCCACACAAGATCAATCAGTTAGCATGGACTTCCAACCCATCCACTGGGCTCCTCCGAACGGTGGTTACCAATGGcaacaccccaccccccctcgGCCCAAGAGCGTGCGTATATACGAGGGTCATGTTGGCATCTCATCTCCAGAAGCTAAAGTTGCCTCCTATACTTACTTTGCTGACAATATCCTTCCTCGTGTCAAGGACCTTGGTTATAACTGCGTGGAGCTCATGGCGATAATGGAGCATGCTTACTATGGCAGCTTTGGTTACCATGTCACTAGTTTCTTTGCCGTGTCCAGTCGCTATGGCACGCCTGATGAGTTCAAGTACCTAGTGGACAAGGCCCATGGTCTGGGCCTCAGGGTGATACTGGACGTGGTGCACTCACATGCTGCCAAGAATGTCAACGATGGTCTCAACAGGTTCGATGGTACTGATCATGGCTTCTTCCACAGCGGAGGAAAA GGTGACCATAGTCTCTGGGATTCTCGTATCTTCGACTACACACAGTGGGAGACTCTTCGTTTCCTTTTGTCCAACCTCCGCTGGTATTTGGACGAGTATCGAGTTGATGGGTTCCGCTATGATGGAGTCACCTCCATGCTCTATTCTCATAG GGGCATAGCCACTGGCTTCTCTGGAGGATATCACGAGTACTTCAACATTGGTGTGGACGTGGATGCGCTAGTCTACCTGATGATGGCCAaccacctcctccacacactGCGCCCTGACACTATCACTATAGCTGAGGATGTGTCTGGCATGCCCACGCTCTGTCGTCCTATCAGAGAAGGGGGCATTGGATTTGATTATCGTATGGCCATGGCCGGGCCTGACTTGTGGATCAAACTGTTGAAGGAGGTCAAAGATGAGGACTGGAGTTTGGAGAACATATGGTGGGCCCTCACCAACagaag AGAGCATGAACCTTGTATAGCGTACACTGAGTGTCATGACCAAGCTCTAGTGGGGGACAAGACTCTGGCCTTCTGGTTAATGGATGCTGAGATGTACACAAACATGTCCACTCTGTCTCCACGCACTCTGCTCATAGACAGAGGACTAGCCCTGCACAAGATGataag ACTCATCACTATGGGCCTGGGGGGAGAGGCCTACCTCAACTTCATAGGGAATGAGTTTGGTCATCCTGAATGGTTGGACTTCCCACGAGAAGGCAATGGCTTCAGTTTCCACTACGCCAGACGTCAGATGAACCTTGCAGACGATAAGCTCCTCAG GTACAAGTTCTTGTACGGGTTTGACAAGGCAATGCAATCACTGGATGAGGAGTTTTCCTTCATGATCAATGGCCGTGCCCACGTGAGCAGGAAGCACGAGGGAGACAAGCTGTTTGTGTTTGAGAGAGGATCCCTCCTCTGGATATTCAACTTCCACCCCACTAAG AGCTACACTGACTACAAGGTTGGGGTTAACGAGGCTGGCAAGTATCGTGTTGCCTTGGATACGGACAGTGTGGTGTTTGATGGTCATGGAAGAGTGGACCCGGGGTCAGAGTTCATTACGACCCCTGGGGACTGGGATGGGCGGAGTCACTCCCTCATGGTCTACACACCCTCACGTAGTGCATTAGTCTTAGCCAGGACTCTATAg
- the LOC135334248 gene encoding protein phosphatase 1 regulatory subunit 7-like yields the protein MAEMVEVKPDEVKPDEVEETDQPFENEKILMIKEDDEDVDLTHCRLRALPPVIGRLTRVEVLTLRQNLLSDVTSVTSLTTLRELDLYDNELKDIPDTTQLTQLTFLDLSFNHISSIDHLETLVDIQKLFLIQNKLAKMENLSTLTNLTMLELGSNRIRAIEGLDTLVNIESLFIGKNKISKLENLDKLTKLKLLSAQSNRLTVIEGLDSLPLLEELYLSHNGIKEMRGLESLSNLLTLDLACNFIKRIENTSHLTKLEEFWFNGNQLEVWSDVDLLQPAKGLQTVYFEGNPIAKDTQYRRKLKLSLPSLRQIDATLVRATV from the exons ATGGCTGAGATGGTTGAAGTAAAACCTGATGAAGTAAAACCTGATGAAGTGGAGGAGACAGATCAACCTTTTGAGAATGAGAAGATCCTCATGATCAAAGAAGATGATGAA gatgTGGACCTCACCCACTGTCGACTTCGTGCTCTCCCTCCTGTGATTGGTCGCCTCACTCGTGTGGAGGTGCTCACACTACGTCAGAACCTCCTCTCAGATGTGACCTCTGTGACATCTCTGACAACCCTACGAGAGCTAGATCTCTATGACAACGAGCTAAAGGACATACCTGACACCACTCAACTAACACAACTCAC GTTTCTAGACCTTTCGTTCAACCACATCTCTAGTATTGATCACCTTGAGACTCTGGTGGATATACAGAAGTTGTTCCTCATACAGAACAAGCTAGCCAAGATGGAGAATCTGTCCACTCTCACCAACCTCACAATGCTGGAGCTAGGGTCCAACAGGATTAGA gcAATAGAGGGGCTGGATACACTGGTTAATATAGAGAGCCTGTTCATTGGTAAGAACAAGATATCCAAGTTAGAG AACCTTGACAAGCTCACCAAGCTGAAACTATTGAGTGCACAGAGCAACAGACTGACTGTTATAGAAGGACTAGACTCTCTTCCCTTGCTGGAGGAGCTCTATCTGAGTCATAATGGCATCAAGGAGATGCGTGGACTTGAGTCACTG agcAACCTGCTCACTCTTGACCTTGCCTGCAACTTCATCAAGAGGATAGAGAACACCTCTCACCTCACAAAACTGGAGGAGTTCTGG TTCAATGGTAACCAACTGGAAGTGTGGAGTGATGTGGACCTCCTGCAACCTGCCAAGGGTCTCCAGACAGTATACTTTGAAGGCAACCCCATAGCCAAGGACACACAGTACCGACGCAAGCTCAAGCTCTCTCTACCCTCTCTCAGACAAATAGACGCCACTCTAGTCCGTGCTACTGTGTGA